From a region of the Spirochaetota bacterium genome:
- a CDS encoding chemotaxis protein CheW: MDNSELVRQLSGRLADSDAANAPLDESERKFVVFLVGERPYAFHAELVREIVINTDIYFIPFVPPYIAGLINRYGEPFTVFDIKLLLENERLKASKMLIMNHPQDNVAFLISDVVRVVAIPENGIHAMPSSEEKRTFEGYIPFNGSDIFIINVQDLYDRLQNDLQNI, encoded by the coding sequence ATGGATAACTCGGAGCTGGTACGGCAACTCTCCGGGCGCTTGGCGGACAGTGACGCCGCGAACGCCCCGCTGGATGAATCGGAGCGTAAGTTTGTTGTTTTTCTTGTCGGGGAAAGGCCCTACGCCTTTCACGCAGAGCTGGTGCGGGAGATCGTCATTAACACGGATATCTATTTCATACCCTTCGTGCCGCCGTACATTGCCGGTCTCATCAATCGCTATGGGGAACCGTTCACCGTTTTTGACATAAAGCTGCTTCTTGAAAATGAGCGGCTGAAGGCGTCCAAAATGCTTATCATGAATCACCCTCAGGACAATGTCGCCTTTCTGATCAGCGACGTGGTGCGGGTGGTTGCAATTCCCGAAAACGGTATCCACGCAATGCCGTCATCTGAAGAAAAACGGACCTTCGAAGGCTATATTCCCTTTAACGGATCGGATATTTTCATCATCAACGTGCAGGATTTATATGACCGGCTCCAGAACGATCTCCAGAACATCTGA